One genomic region from Chlamydia poikilotherma encodes:
- the tilS gene encoding tRNA lysidine(34) synthetase TilS: MLSCLLRNDKRLEVFFSALDMKKSYLLALSGGSDSLFLSYLLKSRRVSFIAVHVDYGWRESSYCEAEELKIRCEEAGIPIVVDHVPSECRTSKDPENAARRYRYALFHKICKEENLSGIFLAHHANDQAETVLKRLLEGASLSNLKGMIQETYYEDIPLFRPLLHIPKQVLVNALEEENISYIQDVTNTDERYLRARMRKKIFPWLEEIFGKNITQPLLTLAQDSEELSCYMKLQAEPFLENIQKENAIWSIEIPKALMEQVFLAKWVCKEFFLRAGVVVSRHFLQMIYDHLRRNLPAQMRLRDKRVIVKAGVVMIE, translated from the coding sequence ATGTTATCTTGTCTACTCAGAAATGATAAGCGATTAGAAGTTTTTTTTTCTGCTTTAGATATGAAAAAAAGCTACTTACTTGCTCTGTCAGGAGGAAGTGATTCACTATTTCTTTCATATCTCCTTAAGTCTCGAAGGGTCTCTTTTATCGCAGTCCATGTAGATTATGGATGGAGAGAATCTTCCTATTGTGAGGCCGAAGAACTTAAAATTAGATGTGAGGAAGCAGGGATTCCTATTGTTGTAGACCATGTTCCTTCCGAATGTAGAACTTCGAAAGATCCAGAAAATGCTGCGCGTCGTTATCGTTATGCATTGTTTCATAAGATATGTAAGGAAGAAAATTTATCGGGGATATTTTTAGCACATCATGCTAATGATCAAGCTGAAACTGTGTTAAAACGTTTATTGGAAGGGGCATCCTTAAGTAATTTAAAAGGCATGATTCAAGAGACATATTACGAAGATATCCCACTTTTTAGGCCCTTATTGCATATCCCTAAACAAGTTTTAGTGAATGCTTTAGAGGAAGAAAATATTTCTTACATTCAAGATGTAACCAATACAGATGAGCGCTATTTGCGTGCCAGAATGCGTAAGAAGATATTCCCTTGGTTAGAAGAGATTTTTGGTAAGAATATTACACAGCCTTTATTGACATTAGCTCAAGATTCTGAAGAACTTTCATGTTATATGAAACTGCAAGCTGAGCCATTTCTTGAAAATATACAAAAAGAAAACGCAATATGGTCTATTGAGATTCCTAAAGCATTGATGGAACAAGTTTTTTTAGCAAAATGGGTTTGTAAGGAATTTTTTCTTAGGGCTGGAGTAGTTGTCTCAAGGCATTTCTTGCAAATGATTTATGATCATTTACGTCGTAATTTGCCAGCGCAAATGCGACTTCGAGATAAAAGAGTGATCGTAAAAGCTGGGGTAGTAATGATAGAATAG
- a CDS encoding LptF/LptG family permease, with product MPILWKVLIFRYLKTVTFCTLSLICISIISSLQEIVSYIAKDVPYPTVLRLTAYQIPYLLPFILPISCFISAFALFRGLSDNNQITFLKASGASQGIITFPVLMVSCAICCINFYTCSELASICRFQTCKEIANMAMTSPTLLLQTLQKKENNRIFITVDHCAKSKFDNVIIALKRDKEIANVGIIKTIIPDVANDTVQARDVVMISKLPSTLTDQQSSNSKEYYIETLDEMLIPKITSTLFAGKSYMKTRTDYLPWKQLVKQSFSHAHLPETLRRIGIGLLCITLTYSGMVLGTYKPRFRKSIALYCIFPVMDLILLIVGKNTTTLFPALMLFIIPQIISWIVFAIRAYRESRGYA from the coding sequence ATGCCTATTTTATGGAAAGTCTTAATTTTCCGTTATTTAAAAACCGTTACTTTTTGTACGCTTAGTCTTATCTGTATTTCTATCATTAGTTCTCTTCAAGAAATCGTCAGTTATATAGCAAAGGACGTTCCCTATCCGACAGTTTTGCGGCTAACAGCTTATCAGATTCCCTACTTATTGCCTTTCATTCTTCCTATTTCTTGTTTTATTTCAGCTTTTGCGCTTTTTCGAGGTCTTTCCGACAATAACCAAATCACCTTCCTTAAGGCATCTGGAGCTTCTCAAGGAATTATTACCTTCCCTGTCCTCATGGTTTCCTGCGCTATATGTTGTATAAATTTTTATACATGTTCTGAACTCGCTTCTATTTGTCGATTTCAAACCTGTAAAGAAATTGCTAATATGGCGATGACTTCGCCAACACTTCTACTTCAGACTCTGCAGAAAAAAGAAAACAACCGTATTTTCATTACCGTTGATCATTGTGCAAAAAGTAAATTTGATAATGTGATCATTGCTTTAAAAAGAGATAAGGAAATTGCTAATGTAGGAATTATCAAAACTATTATCCCCGATGTAGCAAATGATACTGTACAAGCCAGGGATGTTGTGATGATTTCAAAGCTTCCTTCTACATTAACAGACCAACAATCTTCAAATTCTAAGGAATACTATATAGAAACTTTGGATGAGATGCTAATCCCTAAAATCACTTCAACATTATTCGCGGGAAAGTCTTACATGAAAACGCGAACAGATTATTTACCTTGGAAGCAACTTGTTAAACAATCATTCAGTCATGCTCATCTACCGGAAACCTTAAGAAGAATTGGTATAGGTTTGCTTTGCATCACATTGACATATTCGGGAATGGTCTTAGGGACCTATAAACCAAGATTTCGCAAATCTATAGCTCTCTATTGTATTTTTCCTGTGATGGATTTAATTTTATTAATAGTTGGCAAAAACACTACTACATTATTTCCTGCGCTTATGTTGTTTATTATACCACAGATAATCTCTTGGATAGTTTTTGCTATCCGTGCGTATCGAGAAAGCAGAGGCTATGCGTAG
- a CDS encoding LptF/LptG family permease has product MYIWKRYVLTKFWLSLISLIVLAFVFYASIHHSLHAIKGNTTSLASGASLKLSILYYLSQIALKAEFLIPQLVAVATTITLFSMQNKREVLLLQASGLSLKSLTAPLIRSSFIITLLLYANFQWLHPICEKISTTKEHMDRGTLDKVQDKVPALYLKDQTVLLYSSIEQKALTLNKVFWIKNPKTIYTMEKLAFTTPSLPIGLDVIRFSETESGNMELSEFSDMKEFPEIEFGFYDNPFSKIFTAGGKNRLSESFRAIPWNATGLGLSTTIPQRILSLLSTFYYMLISPLACISAMIISAYLCLRFSRVSTVTLAYFVPLGTINTFFVFLKAGMVLSNSSVLPILPVMLFPLLALAIFTNYAYAKLQ; this is encoded by the coding sequence ATGTATATTTGGAAACGTTATGTATTAACTAAATTTTGGTTATCTTTAATATCTTTAATAGTACTTGCCTTTGTTTTTTATGCCTCAATTCATCATTCTCTGCATGCTATCAAAGGAAATACAACCTCACTAGCTTCAGGTGCCTCTTTAAAACTTTCCATCCTATATTATCTATCCCAGATAGCTCTTAAAGCAGAATTTCTAATTCCTCAGCTCGTTGCTGTAGCCACAACAATTACATTATTTTCAATGCAAAACAAACGGGAGGTCCTTCTCCTTCAGGCATCAGGACTCTCATTGAAATCTCTAACAGCTCCTTTAATTCGTTCAAGCTTCATTATCACCTTACTTCTATATGCGAATTTTCAATGGTTGCATCCTATATGTGAAAAAATATCTACAACCAAAGAACATATGGATCGCGGAACATTAGACAAGGTACAAGATAAAGTTCCTGCTCTGTATCTTAAAGATCAAACAGTCTTATTGTATTCTTCTATTGAACAAAAAGCCCTAACTCTTAACAAAGTATTTTGGATTAAAAATCCAAAAACTATTTACACAATGGAAAAACTAGCGTTTACAACGCCATCCCTTCCTATTGGCCTTGATGTTATACGTTTTTCAGAAACAGAATCTGGTAATATGGAACTTAGTGAATTCTCAGATATGAAAGAATTTCCTGAGATTGAATTTGGATTCTATGATAATCCTTTTTCTAAGATTTTCACAGCAGGAGGGAAAAATCGCCTTTCGGAATCTTTCCGAGCGATTCCTTGGAATGCTACAGGATTAGGACTATCAACAACTATTCCCCAGCGTATTTTATCTTTGTTATCTACATTTTATTATATGTTGATTTCGCCTTTAGCTTGTATATCAGCAATGATTATCTCTGCTTATCTTTGTCTAAGATTCAGTCGTGTATCTACAGTAACTCTTGCTTATTTTGTTCCCCTAGGTACAATAAATACCTTTTTCGTCTTTTTAAAAGCAGGGATGGTATTATCTAATAGCAGTGTTTTGCCAATATTACCTGTAATGTTATTCCCTCTGCTAGCTTTAGCGATATTTACAAACTATGCTTATGCTAAACTTCAGTAA
- a CDS encoding calcium-binding protein — MRRSCYNFEKALEHLEKLKKISYSSPSSFIENAKLDDMFSVDHHVGEMKQALKNIEDYLKKAGSLPRSEANKALQESNFLIAGVQNVFSFLESRERELYQSLVHDYSELSKVYSKTQANLSRKIIKEEEEEEEDLVERELEDMHQEERFLNNLVEVKRDRSYELFYMSDEENKRFYTDTLTRLICKQGKIHETAHEGDPLTKTLLWNSQELHNLASSLVFTHDMPIRLFYQKALSDLETESTEKIHNAVMGLFFSRYEATLVSNNPKKDNIHYFNDFLYFLRDAWKALSNNTHDQMHYRHSHTLMSALSSGIFEGKLVFTEAARYLYFHIHTKLQLEGDKKRLSSGQYVSEVYEELYRLLSKYPNGPLFKAIDRMLDPNSSVFDPIVLGMFPGMEGTLKLGDKSITVIRSPSPITQSSILYANCNEEFIGFLNAKADLGDTTFILNIQNRLSRKDRARSRVIEESLDRIDRTFIFSFPEPEDLLKSIERVHGEQETFFGFFSVLKEEFNKSGSLSIFSLPNISKGEIHEFLDNSLSVLKDTFFSKKKILFKNDKLLLLHIISYLLVFKFIEIIDPNNLIVMSKDGLDYASIFIAGFTFFAGEDSWDEHRLKLLMVKVLAPTLVARDRLIFVNHVELMSKFLNCLRKNRQNLSNLKSFFSYDLEKWDFSGYLNEITEV, encoded by the coding sequence ATGAGAAGATCTTGTTATAATTTTGAAAAAGCATTGGAGCATTTAGAGAAATTAAAAAAGATTTCTTATAGTTCCCCATCATCTTTTATAGAGAACGCTAAACTGGATGACATGTTTTCTGTTGATCATCATGTCGGTGAAATGAAGCAAGCCTTGAAGAATATAGAAGATTATCTCAAGAAAGCAGGTTCTTTACCAAGAAGCGAGGCGAATAAGGCGTTACAAGAATCTAATTTCCTTATTGCCGGTGTACAAAATGTATTTTCGTTTTTAGAGAGTCGAGAGAGAGAGCTATACCAGAGCTTAGTTCACGACTATTCCGAGTTAAGTAAGGTCTATAGTAAGACTCAAGCAAATCTTAGCCGAAAAATCATCAAGGAGGAAGAGGAAGAAGAAGAGGATTTGGTAGAACGAGAATTGGAAGACATGCATCAGGAAGAGCGTTTCTTAAATAACCTAGTAGAGGTTAAACGAGATCGTTCTTATGAACTTTTCTATATGTCTGATGAAGAAAATAAGCGTTTCTATACTGATACCCTCACTCGGCTTATTTGTAAGCAGGGAAAAATCCACGAAACAGCTCATGAAGGCGATCCTTTAACAAAAACGCTTTTATGGAATAGTCAAGAACTCCACAATCTAGCTTCTTCATTAGTATTTACCCATGATATGCCTATACGGTTATTCTATCAAAAGGCTCTGAGTGATTTAGAAACAGAATCTACGGAAAAGATACATAATGCTGTTATGGGATTGTTCTTTTCTAGATATGAGGCCACTCTAGTTTCTAATAATCCTAAAAAAGATAATATCCATTATTTCAATGATTTTCTCTATTTCCTTAGAGATGCCTGGAAGGCTTTGAGTAATAATACTCATGATCAGATGCATTATCGACATTCTCATACGTTAATGTCAGCATTAAGTAGTGGAATCTTTGAGGGTAAACTCGTGTTTACAGAAGCTGCTCGGTATTTATATTTTCATATACATACGAAATTGCAATTAGAGGGGGATAAAAAACGTTTGTCTTCGGGACAATATGTTTCTGAGGTATATGAGGAGTTATATCGATTGCTTTCTAAGTATCCAAATGGGCCATTATTTAAAGCTATAGACAGAATGCTCGATCCGAATTCCTCAGTATTTGATCCTATTGTTTTAGGTATGTTTCCTGGAATGGAAGGCACTTTAAAATTAGGAGATAAATCGATAACAGTTATACGATCTCCGAGTCCCATAACGCAAAGTTCCATATTGTACGCTAATTGTAATGAAGAATTTATAGGATTTCTTAACGCTAAAGCAGATTTAGGAGATACTACCTTCATTTTAAATATACAGAATCGTTTATCTAGGAAAGATCGTGCGCGGAGTCGTGTGATAGAAGAGAGCTTAGATAGAATCGATAGAACGTTCATATTTTCATTTCCAGAACCCGAAGATCTTCTGAAAAGCATAGAAAGAGTGCACGGAGAGCAAGAAACTTTTTTTGGATTCTTTTCGGTATTGAAAGAAGAATTCAATAAATCGGGATCTTTATCTATTTTTTCTCTCCCTAATATATCTAAAGGGGAAATTCATGAATTTCTAGACAACAGTTTATCTGTTTTGAAAGATACTTTTTTCTCTAAGAAAAAGATCTTATTTAAAAATGATAAGCTATTACTTCTGCATATCATTTCTTATCTGCTTGTCTTTAAGTTTATAGAAATTATAGATCCAAATAACCTTATAGTTATGTCTAAAGATGGTTTGGATTACGCATCGATATTCATCGCAGGATTTACTTTCTTTGCTGGAGAAGATTCGTGGGATGAGCATAGACTAAAATTACTCATGGTAAAAGTTCTTGCACCTACTTTAGTAGCTAGAGACCGTTTGATATTTGTAAATCATGTAGAACTAATGAGTAAATTTCTCAATTGTTTGAGGAAAAATAGACAAAACTTGTCTAATCTCAAATCCTTCTTTAGTTATGATTTAGAGAAATGGGATTTCTCAGGTTATCTCAACGAAATTACTGAAGTTTAG
- the pheS gene encoding phenylalanine--tRNA ligase subunit alpha translates to MTIREELEATKQQFCTELNQVNSSKDLFELRVRYFGKKGFFRSFADKLRECPPDQKALVGASINDCKTYIEDLIRDKSHSIFLEEESIEFLKEKIDVTLPGEPSCPGGKHIVKKVLDDVVDIFVHLGFCVREAPNIESEENNFSLLNFEEDHPARQMHDTFYLDAKTVLRTHTSNVQVRELSKAQSPIKVVAPGLCFRNEDISARSHVIFHQVEAFYVNYNVTLSDLTGMLTEFYHTFFERKIELRLRHSYFPFVEPGIEVDVSCECQGLGCALCKHTGWLEVAGAGMIHPQVLRNSGVDPEIYTGYAVGMGIERLAMLKHGISDIRLFCENDLRFLQQFS, encoded by the coding sequence ATGACGATTCGAGAGGAGCTTGAAGCTACAAAGCAACAATTTTGTACTGAATTAAATCAAGTTAACTCTTCAAAAGATCTTTTCGAGCTAAGGGTTCGCTATTTTGGAAAGAAAGGTTTTTTTCGTTCTTTTGCAGATAAATTAAGGGAGTGTCCTCCAGATCAAAAGGCTCTAGTGGGTGCTTCCATAAATGATTGCAAAACTTATATTGAGGATTTAATCCGAGATAAAAGTCACTCTATTTTCCTAGAAGAAGAATCTATAGAATTTCTCAAAGAAAAGATCGATGTTACATTACCAGGTGAACCTTCGTGTCCTGGAGGCAAGCACATTGTTAAAAAAGTTTTAGACGATGTTGTGGATATCTTTGTTCATTTAGGATTTTGTGTTCGCGAGGCTCCGAATATTGAGAGTGAAGAAAACAACTTTTCTTTACTGAATTTCGAAGAGGATCACCCAGCTAGACAAATGCACGATACCTTTTATCTCGATGCTAAAACCGTGTTGCGCACGCATACGTCTAATGTTCAAGTTAGAGAACTTAGTAAAGCCCAGTCGCCTATTAAAGTTGTAGCTCCAGGCTTGTGTTTTCGTAATGAAGATATTTCGGCACGTTCACATGTTATTTTCCATCAGGTAGAGGCCTTCTACGTTAATTATAATGTAACACTTTCTGACTTGACAGGGATGTTGACCGAGTTTTACCATACATTTTTTGAAAGGAAAATAGAGTTGCGCTTACGTCACAGCTACTTTCCTTTTGTTGAGCCTGGAATAGAAGTTGACGTTTCTTGTGAATGTCAAGGATTAGGATGTGCCTTATGCAAACATACTGGTTGGCTGGAAGTGGCCGGAGCTGGTATGATACATCCTCAAGTTTTGCGTAACAGCGGTGTTGATCCTGAGATCTATACAGGGTATGCTGTTGGCATGGGTATTGAAAGATTGGCCATGTTAAAACATGGAATTTCTGATATCCGTCTTTTTTGTGAAAACGACCTAAGGTTTTTACAGCAATTTTCTTAA
- the rplT gene encoding 50S ribosomal protein L20 has translation MVRATGSVASRRRRKRILKQAKGFWGDRKGHFRQSRSSVMRAMAFNYMHRKDRKGDFRSLWIARLNVASRINGLSYSRLINGLKCAGIDLNRKMLSEMAIHNPMGFTEVANQAKKALEAIV, from the coding sequence ATGGTGAGAGCAACAGGTTCAGTAGCTTCCAGACGCCGTCGTAAGCGTATATTGAAACAAGCGAAAGGTTTTTGGGGAGATAGAAAAGGCCACTTTCGTCAAAGCCGATCCTCTGTAATGAGAGCTATGGCATTCAATTATATGCATAGAAAAGATCGTAAAGGCGATTTCCGTAGTCTTTGGATAGCTCGTCTTAACGTGGCCTCTAGAATAAACGGTCTATCCTATAGTCGTTTAATTAATGGCTTAAAATGTGCTGGGATTGATTTAAATAGAAAAATGCTATCCGAAATGGCTATTCATAATCCAATGGGTTTTACAGAAGTAGCCAATCAAGCAAAAAAAGCTTTAGAGGCAATTGTTTAG
- the rpmI gene encoding 50S ribosomal protein L35, with protein MPKMKSNKSVAARFKLTGSGQLKRTRPGKRHKLSKKSSQEKRNLSKQPLVDKGQVGMYKRMMVV; from the coding sequence ATGCCCAAGATGAAAAGCAATAAGTCCGTTGCGGCGCGTTTTAAGTTGACAGGTTCTGGTCAGTTAAAAAGAACCCGCCCAGGGAAGAGGCATAAGTTATCAAAAAAATCTTCGCAAGAAAAACGCAACCTATCTAAGCAACCTTTAGTAGATAAGGGTCAGGTAGGAATGTATAAGCGAATGATGGTTGTTTAA
- the infC gene encoding translation initiation factor IF-3, whose amino-acid sequence MALNLKINRQIRAPKVRLIGSSGEQLGILNTKDALDLAREADLDLVEVASNSEPPVCKIMDYGKYRYDLTKKEKDSKKAQHQVRIKEVKLKPNIDENDFSTKLKQARAFIEKGNKVKITCMFRGRELAYPEHGHKVVQKMSQGLEDVGFIESEPKLNGRSLICVMAPGAVKTKKKQDKINAQDEKQ is encoded by the coding sequence GTGGCATTAAATTTAAAAATTAATAGACAGATACGAGCTCCTAAGGTCCGCCTTATAGGTTCTTCTGGTGAACAATTAGGCATATTGAATACCAAAGATGCCCTAGATTTGGCTAGAGAAGCTGATTTAGATCTTGTGGAAGTTGCTTCAAATAGCGAACCCCCCGTATGTAAAATCATGGATTACGGCAAGTATCGCTATGATCTAACGAAGAAAGAGAAAGATTCTAAGAAAGCTCAGCATCAAGTGCGTATTAAGGAAGTCAAGTTAAAGCCAAATATTGACGAGAATGACTTTTCCACAAAGTTAAAGCAGGCTAGAGCTTTTATTGAAAAAGGAAATAAAGTAAAAATTACATGTATGTTCCGAGGTCGTGAACTTGCTTACCCAGAACATGGGCACAAAGTTGTGCAAAAGATGAGTCAAGGTCTCGAAGACGTAGGATTCATAGAATCTGAGCCAAAATTAAACGGCCGTTCCTTAATTTGCGTAATGGCTCCAGGAGCGGTAAAAACTAAGAAAAAGCAGGACAAAATCAATGCCCAAGATGAAAAGCAATAA
- the nusB gene encoding transcription antitermination factor NusB, translating to MSTLTPESSLGSYVKISRPLPKQKMREIVLQILYALGMDPTSEESLVPLLMSETAVTQKHASSALSFSKEILAKSPELDLLIAQTVKNASFEKLTLMEKNVLRLTLFEHFHGQSINTAILIAEATRLVKKFGYIEACTFIHAVLNDIFRLPIPETHPETSLVCC from the coding sequence ATGTCTACGCTGACCCCTGAAAGCTCCTTAGGGTCTTACGTCAAGATTTCTCGTCCCCTCCCCAAACAAAAAATGCGGGAGATTGTGCTACAGATCCTTTATGCCTTAGGTATGGATCCCACATCTGAAGAAAGTCTTGTTCCTCTTTTAATGTCCGAGACGGCTGTGACTCAAAAACACGCTTCCTCTGCTTTAAGTTTTTCAAAAGAAATCCTTGCGAAATCTCCTGAATTGGATTTATTAATTGCTCAAACGGTTAAAAATGCTTCTTTTGAGAAATTGACTTTGATGGAGAAAAATGTTTTGCGTTTAACGCTTTTCGAACATTTCCATGGTCAATCTATAAATACTGCTATTTTAATTGCTGAGGCAACAAGGCTAGTAAAAAAATTTGGCTATATTGAGGCTTGTACTTTTATCCACGCAGTTTTAAATGATATTTTTCGTTTACCTATACCGGAAACACATCCAGAAACTTCATTAGTATGTTGTTAG
- the murB gene encoding UDP-N-acetylmuramate dehydrogenase, producing the protein MKESTVIHFPFSVRRSVWLNKYSTFRIGGPANYFKEVHSASEAQQVIQFLHSQNHPFIIVGKGSNCLFDDQGFDGFVLYNSIQGKEFLSETTIKVYSGMSFSFLGKTLATSGYSGLEFAVGIPGSVGGAVFMNAGIGNQDTASIIESVEAINSNGEIVSYQREELEFGYRKSRFQNHNEFILSATFRISKNTSSVQIAKDLLQNRLLSQPYQQPSAGCIFRNPPGNSAGKLIDEAGLKGFSLGGAQISSKHANFIVNTGRATSYEVKELIQMVRDKLKSQGISLEEEIRIIPYRLP; encoded by the coding sequence GTGAAAGAATCTACTGTCATTCATTTTCCTTTCTCAGTTCGTCGTAGTGTTTGGTTAAATAAGTATTCTACATTTCGTATTGGAGGCCCTGCGAATTACTTCAAAGAGGTTCATTCAGCAAGTGAAGCACAGCAAGTTATTCAATTTTTACATAGTCAAAACCATCCCTTCATTATTGTAGGCAAAGGCTCTAATTGCTTATTCGACGATCAAGGATTTGATGGCTTTGTCTTATATAATAGTATTCAAGGAAAGGAATTTCTCTCAGAGACTACTATTAAAGTGTATTCGGGGATGTCTTTTTCTTTTCTAGGAAAAACCCTCGCCACATCAGGATATTCGGGACTAGAATTTGCCGTAGGCATTCCTGGATCTGTTGGTGGTGCAGTATTTATGAATGCTGGTATCGGCAATCAAGATACAGCCTCAATAATTGAAAGCGTTGAAGCAATTAATTCTAATGGAGAAATCGTTTCATACCAAAGGGAAGAACTAGAATTCGGTTATCGAAAATCACGTTTTCAAAATCATAACGAATTTATCTTATCTGCAACCTTCCGTATATCAAAAAACACTTCGTCAGTGCAAATAGCTAAAGACCTACTTCAAAATAGACTACTCTCTCAGCCTTACCAACAACCCTCTGCTGGATGTATTTTCCGTAATCCTCCAGGAAACTCTGCTGGCAAGCTAATAGATGAAGCGGGTTTAAAAGGCTTTTCTTTAGGAGGAGCACAAATATCTTCGAAGCATGCAAATTTTATTGTGAATACGGGGAGAGCCACTTCTTACGAAGTTAAGGAGCTTATCCAGATGGTTCGAGATAAATTAAAATCTCAGGGAATTAGCTTAGAAGAGGAAATCCGTATTATTCCCTATCGTCTACCTTAA
- a CDS encoding class I SAM-dependent methyltransferase: MFKGIGLVQGNVVRLSHEIFQKVLNPGDTVVDATCGNGKDCLILARLLKGKGKLVAYDVQREALDKASLLCSSSLSFEERSIIEFKEMSHEYINEAGAKLFHYNLGYLPNGDKSLTTLETSTLVSVQRALDLVAPQGVITVVCYPGHEEGENEMVSVERLACGLDSKLWEVGSFYIMNRNKAPRLLIFRSLKVDDRE; encoded by the coding sequence ATGTTTAAAGGAATAGGATTAGTTCAAGGAAATGTTGTTCGGTTATCTCATGAAATTTTTCAAAAGGTTCTTAATCCTGGAGATACTGTTGTTGATGCCACTTGTGGTAATGGTAAAGACTGCTTGATCTTAGCTAGACTATTAAAAGGGAAAGGAAAACTTGTAGCCTATGATGTACAAAGAGAAGCCTTGGACAAGGCTTCTCTTTTATGTTCCAGTTCTCTCTCTTTTGAAGAAAGATCTATTATAGAGTTTAAAGAGATGTCTCATGAATATATCAATGAAGCGGGTGCTAAATTATTTCACTATAATTTAGGCTATCTTCCCAACGGTGATAAGAGTCTTACTACTTTAGAGACATCAACTCTTGTTAGTGTTCAAAGGGCACTTGATTTAGTGGCACCTCAAGGTGTGATTACAGTCGTATGTTATCCTGGTCATGAAGAGGGAGAGAATGAGATGGTCTCTGTTGAGAGACTTGCATGTGGATTAGATTCTAAATTATGGGAAGTAGGATCTTTCTATATTATGAATAGAAATAAAGCTCCAAGACTCCTAATCTTCCGCTCTCTTAAGGTAGACGATAGGGAATAA
- the trmB gene encoding tRNA (guanosine(46)-N7)-methyltransferase TrmB yields the protein MKPQDLKVPFFWEERSTEIKDDVLYIPEHYFKHDQFIMPSWEKFFKNNNPISCELCSGNGDWVVSQAQNMPNTNWIAVEKRFDRVRKIWSKMRNFQVSNLRIVCGEAQTFFRHYLKNEVVQRIVVNFPDPWPKFRHRKHRLFQDEFMNDVVRVLTESGILILATDDKNYLLEAIKIMRQHLFPAMEDPYYCRVLDNYGDSWFERLWRSKGQEIFYTEFVRKVGI from the coding sequence ATGAAACCTCAAGATTTAAAAGTTCCTTTTTTTTGGGAAGAACGTAGTACCGAAATAAAGGATGATGTTCTCTATATTCCCGAGCATTATTTTAAACACGATCAGTTCATTATGCCATCGTGGGAAAAGTTTTTTAAGAATAACAATCCCATTTCTTGTGAGCTTTGCTCAGGCAATGGTGATTGGGTAGTTTCTCAAGCTCAAAATATGCCAAATACGAATTGGATAGCTGTCGAAAAACGATTTGATAGGGTGCGGAAAATTTGGTCGAAAATGCGTAATTTTCAGGTCAGTAATTTGCGGATTGTTTGTGGGGAAGCACAAACATTCTTTCGTCACTATCTTAAAAATGAGGTTGTACAACGTATAGTTGTTAACTTCCCTGATCCATGGCCCAAGTTTCGTCATCGTAAGCATCGTTTATTTCAAGATGAGTTCATGAATGATGTTGTTAGAGTATTGACAGAGTCTGGAATTTTGATTCTTGCTACAGACGATAAAAACTATCTTCTTGAAGCTATCAAGATCATGAGACAGCATTTATTTCCTGCGATGGAAGATCCTTATTATTGTAGGGTACTGGATAACTATGGAGATTCTTGGTTTGAAAGGTTATGGAGATCGAAGGGACAAGAAATTTTTTATACGGAATTTGTAAGGAAAGTTGGGATATAG